From the Syntrophorhabdaceae bacterium genome, one window contains:
- a CDS encoding efflux transporter outer membrane subunit, translating to MYKAKCLLKGMASLFLLLSLWSCAIGPDYRRPVVDAPAAWRLTEPEAKDFADTVWWEQFGDPVLNELIASALQENKDLRIATARVEEFMGRYSVTRAALFPQATAVALGQRKAVSRYLNPAWSYAADNPYNDFQGFVSASWEIDIWGRVRRATEAARAELFSTEEGRRGVVLLVTAAVATAYADLRYLDKQLEIAEGTAKSREHSFELFSLRFERGLISELELRQVESEYRLALATIPLLQKLIIQQENGLNVLLGRNPGPIPRGLNLDSLNLPAVPAGLPSQLLERRPDLRQAEQNLIAANARIGVAKALYFPVISLTGSFGLESNELSNLFLGPAKMWSYAGAAAMPVFTAGAIAGQVRAAEAVKEQYIARYQQVIQQAFREVEDALIDQHKSREQLVIQRQQVDALRSYASLASVRYENGYTSYIEVLDAERSLFNAELASTQTQDNLFRSLVNLYKSMGGGWVAKADKLTSGGPHDGTLSD from the coding sequence ATGTATAAGGCAAAGTGCCTGTTGAAGGGTATGGCCTCCCTTTTTCTTCTCCTCTCTCTTTGGAGCTGCGCGATAGGACCCGATTACCGGCGTCCCGTTGTGGATGCACCCGCGGCATGGCGTCTCACGGAGCCCGAGGCAAAGGACTTTGCCGACACGGTCTGGTGGGAGCAGTTCGGCGATCCCGTGCTCAATGAACTGATCGCTTCTGCGCTCCAAGAGAACAAGGACCTGCGTATCGCGACCGCAAGGGTCGAGGAGTTCATGGGGCGCTACAGCGTCACGAGGGCGGCCCTCTTTCCGCAGGCGACCGCGGTTGCACTCGGACAGCGGAAAGCGGTAAGCCGCTATCTCAACCCTGCCTGGTCCTATGCGGCGGACAATCCTTACAACGATTTTCAGGGATTCGTGAGCGCGAGCTGGGAGATCGACATCTGGGGCCGCGTCCGTCGTGCGACGGAGGCCGCCCGCGCGGAGCTCTTCAGTACCGAGGAGGGCAGGAGGGGCGTAGTCCTGTTAGTGACCGCCGCGGTGGCAACCGCCTACGCGGACCTCCGGTACCTCGACAAGCAGCTTGAAATCGCCGAGGGCACCGCAAAAAGCCGGGAGCACTCCTTTGAACTTTTCTCGCTTCGTTTCGAAAGAGGTCTTATTTCCGAGCTGGAGCTTCGCCAGGTCGAATCGGAATACCGCCTGGCCCTTGCCACTATCCCTTTACTCCAGAAGCTGATTATTCAGCAGGAGAACGGACTTAACGTGCTGCTCGGGCGTAACCCCGGGCCCATTCCGAGGGGCCTGAACCTCGACAGCCTCAACCTGCCGGCAGTACCGGCGGGATTGCCTTCCCAGCTTCTCGAAAGACGCCCTGACCTGCGCCAGGCGGAGCAGAATCTTATCGCCGCCAATGCGAGGATAGGCGTGGCAAAGGCGCTCTACTTTCCGGTGATCTCCCTCACCGGCTCTTTCGGTCTCGAAAGTAACGAGCTTTCAAACCTCTTTCTCGGACCCGCGAAAATGTGGTCTTATGCGGGGGCAGCCGCAATGCCGGTCTTCACTGCAGGAGCGATCGCAGGACAGGTGCGGGCGGCCGAAGCGGTGAAGGAGCAGTACATCGCCCGTTATCAGCAGGTGATCCAGCAGGCATTCAGAGAGGTGGAAGACGCCCTTATAGATCAGCACAAGTCACGTGAGCAACTGGTGATACAGAGGCAGCAGGTAGACGCGTTACGCAGTTATGCGAGCCTCGCATCGGTGCGCTACGAGAACGGTTATACGAGCTATATCGAAGTCCTCGACGCCGAGAGGAGTCTCTTCAATGCCGAGCTGGCTTCCACTCAAACGCAGGACAATCTCTTCCGCTCCCTTGTCAATCTTTATAAATCGATGGGTGGCGGATGGGTTGCAAAGGCGGACAAATTGACCTCAGGAGGGCCCCATGACGGAACTTTATCCGATTGA
- a CDS encoding MarR family transcriptional regulator, whose protein sequence is MTELYPIEELLVHWVYRVQTEGVALLTKRFRSAGHTTTPEQFGVLARLRGEQGLNQTELGKRMLKDRHNMTRILNLLEKQGHIERRLDSSDRRIFRIFLTESGKKAHEELTPIVRTHLDELLDGLAGRDQETICRSLKHIVSNIQNCGSQSG, encoded by the coding sequence ATGACGGAACTTTATCCGATTGAAGAACTCCTCGTTCATTGGGTATACCGGGTACAAACGGAAGGGGTCGCACTGCTCACCAAACGGTTCAGAAGCGCCGGTCATACTACTACGCCGGAGCAGTTCGGCGTGTTGGCGAGGCTAAGGGGCGAACAGGGCCTGAATCAGACAGAGCTGGGCAAGCGGATGCTGAAAGACCGTCACAACATGACAAGGATCCTTAACCTCCTCGAAAAGCAGGGTCATATAGAGCGGCGTCTCGATAGCTCGGACAGGAGGATCTTCCGAATTTTTTTGACGGAGAGCGGCAAAAAGGCCCACGAAGAGCTCACCCCGATCGTGAGAACACACCTGGATGAGCTTCTTGACGGCCTCGCCGGCCGGGATCAGGAGACGATCTGCCGCTCGTTAAAACATATCGTCAGCAACATACAGAACTGCGGCAGCCAATCTGGTTGA